From a region of the Syntrophobacterales bacterium genome:
- a CDS encoding helix-turn-helix domain-containing protein has protein sequence MSSPSSLDSKSKAIGEQGTLNPRPEDVKDPLFQGNEFFDPRDLMQVKYEMLRRYQTDGTSATLAAQAFGFSRVTFYQVLKRFKEDGIGGLFPKLRGPKSAHKLSEELIGFVETAMAEDPALRPTGLAELIKGRFDISVHPRSIERSLARRQKKQSG, from the coding sequence ATGTCCAGTCCATCATCTCTCGATTCCAAGTCAAAAGCGATAGGCGAACAGGGCACACTCAATCCCCGCCCGGAGGATGTCAAGGATCCGCTGTTTCAGGGGAACGAATTTTTCGACCCACGGGATCTCATGCAGGTAAAATACGAGATGCTGCGTCGCTATCAGACCGACGGGACGTCAGCTACCCTGGCGGCCCAAGCCTTCGGCTTTTCACGCGTGACCTTCTACCAGGTCTTGAAGCGGTTCAAAGAGGATGGAATCGGAGGGCTTTTCCCGAAGCTGCGCGGGCCAAAGAGCGCCCACAAACTTTCGGAGGAATTGATTGGCTTTGTGGAAACGGCCATGGCCGAAGATCCGGCTCTTCGCCCGACGGGTCTTGCAGAGCTCATCAAGGGTCGTTTCGATATCTCGGTCCACCCGCGAAGCATCGAGCGGTCACTTGCACGGCGGCAAAAAAAACAGTCCGGCTAG